The DNA sequence TCCGCCAAGCACCCGTACAAAATACAGCTACCATTGTTATCACGATGGCAGTCACCTTAACAACGAATAATTTAGCTTTTGGTGTCGCATCAGGCACACTTATCTATTTCATGATACATTTTGCAGTAAAAGGAAGGATAAAACATGAGTAATACAGAACAATTAAAACAGTGGAGACGTTTATTTCATCAGCATCCAGAAGTGTCTTACCAAGAATATTAAACTACAAAGCGATTAAAAGAAATTCTAAAAGCACATGATATTAAAATGGTAGATTATCCATTAGAAACCGGAGTTGTCGCAGAAATCGGACAAGGGGATGAGATTGTCGCATTGCGTACAGATATCGATGCTTTGCCGATACTAGAACAAGTCGACAGCGACATTACCTCTCAAAGTAAAGGCGCTATGCATGCGTGCGGTCACGATATACATATGGCAAGTATTTTAGGGGCTGCTTTAATATTAAAAGAGAAAGAAGCAGACTTGCCGGGACGAGTACGTATTTTATTCCAGGCTGCTGAAGAATTAGGCAGCGGTGCGCAGCAAATGATTGATGCCGGTGTGTTAATGGGGGTCAAAGCTGTGACTGGTTTCCATAATGATCCGACGTTAAAAGTTGGAGAATTCTCGATTAAAGCAGGTGCAATGACTTCAGCTGTAAACCGATTCTTTATTCGTATCCAAGCTAAAGGCGGCCATGCGGCTAAACCAGAAGAAAGCAACGACCCGATGATTATCTTAGGACAATTATTAACGAGTGTGCAATCTATTGTGAGCCGTAATGTCTCTGCGTTTGATTCTGCAGTTGTGACAATCGGAGAAGTATCAGCCGGCAATACATGGAATGTGATTCCGGATACTGCACAAATACAAGGGACAGTGCGTACATTTGATCCGAAAACACGCGCACATGTTGAACACAGACTTCAAAGTATTTGCGACGGTTTAGCGCAAGCGTTTGATGCTAAGGTCGAATTAGATTATATGCATTTGCCGAATGCAGTGATGAATGATGCTGACTTAACAGAAGTTGCGAAAAGTACTGCACAAGAAGCGGGTTATCAAGTGTATGATTTGAAACAGCCGAAAACAATCGGTGAAGATTTCTCAGCAATGAGTGATACGGTACCAGGTGTATTTGCTTTTATCGGTTCTGAATCAGATTATGATCTGCATCATCCGAAATACAATCCGAATGAAGGTATTTTAGAAACAGCACCTGTGTATCTCGCGAATTTAGTTCAAAAATTATTTTAATTTGCTCATGAATGAAATAGGGATTTTGTGGTATAGCATTAATATGACTAATAACGAGGAGTGATAGATAATGGCACCACAAGATCCGCGCAAGAAATTCTCAGATGAAGATTTTCCAAAGCAAGAACAAGAGTGGCCAGGTCTTCAAGCAGATATGGAACCAAAACCTGATTGCGGCGAAACTTCTTATAAAGGACACGGCCGCTTAGAAGGTATCAAAGCACTTGTGACTGGCGGAGATTCAGCAATCGGCCGTGCTGTCGCAATTGCTTATGCACGTGAAGGTGCGTCAGTGGTGATTAACTATCATCCGAAAGAAGAACAAGACGCACAAGAAGTTAAAAAAGTAATTGAAGATACTGGCGGTACAGTTTATCTGAAACCAGGAGATCTTTCAAACGAGTCTTTCAACTATGAATTAGTCGAATATGCGAATGAACAACTCGGCGGTTTAGATAATGTGACACTTGTAGCTGGACATCAGCAATATCACGAAGGCTTCGAAAACTTCAAAACAGAAGATTTCACACAAACCTTTACAACAAATGTGTACTCATTATTCTGGACAGTACAAAAAGCACTGGATTATTTAAAACCAGGCGCAACTATTACGACAACAACATCTATTCAAGGTTATGATCCAAATCCAGTATTGCATGATTATGCGGCTACAAAAGCAGCCATTATTTCATTGACGAAAAGTCTTGCTAAAGAATTAATTGATAAAGGTATCCGTGTCAATTCAGTAGCACCTGGACCATTCTGGTCACCATTACAAATTTCAGGCGGACAACCGCAAAGCAAAATTCCAGAGTTCGGTCAAAGTTCATTGATGGGACGCTGCGGACAACCAGTTGAACTTGCAAGCACCTATGTCTTGCTTGCATCAGATGAATCTAGTTATACAACAGGCCAAGTCTATGGTGTAACTGGCGGTAAACAAATCAACTGATTCAAACATGCAATTTTGCAAGTAACCAATAAATCTGACCCCTCGCTGAATAAAGTGAGGGGTTTCATCATTTGTGATATAAATTCTGGGTAAATGTGAAATGAAAAACACAATATTCGCATTTTGGTAAGCAGTTGCTTATGATAGAGACACTTCAGATAAAGTATAGAAAGGAGATAACAATGAAACATTTTAATCCGAAAGATTTAACGCAAAGAGAAAATTATAAATTATTAAGCGGCAGTGTTTTGCCGAGACCAATCGCATTTGTGACATCCCAAGATAAAGACGGCAATTTAAATGCGGCACCTTTTAGTTTCTTTAATGTGGTAAGCAGCCAACCGCCGATGATTATGATTTCGACAGGCCGTACTAATGGTGTACGCAAAGATACAGCGCAAAATATCATTGATACCGGAGAATTTGTAGTACATATCTCTGAACTGTCAATGATTGAAGGGATTAACAGTACTGCAGCACCGATTGACCGTACAGAAAACGAATTAGAGCGTACAGACTTTAAAACGATTCCTTCGCAAGTAGTAAATGTACCGAGTATCGAAGGTGCAAGTATTACGTTTGAATGCAAATTAGATCGTGTAATTGAACTAGGCAATGATGAAGTCGGCAACGATTTGATTTTAGGCGAAGTTGTACAATATCATATCGCAGACGAAGTCTATATCGAGCCGCATAAAATTGATGTCAAAGCCTTGCATCCTGTCGGTCGTCTTGCAGGTAATGATTATGTGAGACTTGGCGAAGAATTTGTATTAGAGCGCCCAACAGAATAATTGTAAAATTAAATTTTTTCGTTTTCACGATTGACTAAAGCGGACAATCATGATAGGTTTAAAAAGATTCGGAAAATAAAAATAAATAGTACTTATCAAGAGAGGTGGAGTGAAGGGCACTTTGAAGCCTCGGCAACATGGATCGCAGAATTTCTGCGACGCGTGTGCCAATTCCCGTAGCAAAATTGATTGCTAAGAGATAAGAAACAAGCATTGTATCCTTTTTCTTAGCAGGAAAAAGGATTTTTTTAATATATGAGCGAGGTGTTTGAATCATGTCCGAAGAAAGACAAAAAGGGAATGCTTTGGCACTTATTCCTTTGGTTATATTCGTAGGTTTATTCTTAGGTGTCGGTATTATTACAGGCGACTTTACGAAGATGCCGTTGAATATTGCGATTACGATTGCGGTTGTTATCGCATTAGTTATGAACCGTAAACAAAAGTTTGCGGATAAAGTTGAAGTTTTCACTAAAGGTGCAGGTCATTCGAATATTATTTTAATGGTCTTGATTTTCGTTTTAGCCGGGGCATTTTCTAAAGTAACTGAGGAAATGGGCGGCGTTAAATCAACAGTTAACCTTGGGTTGACGTTAATTCCCAGCAACTTATTAATCGTAGGTTTATTTATTATTTGTATGTTCGTCTCTATTTCAATGGGGACATCAGTCGGAACTGTTGCGGCGATTGCGCCGGTTGGTTTCGGTATCAGTGAAGCCACAGATATTTCAGCAGCAATCGCAATGGCAACAGTGGTCGGCGGGGCAATGTTCGGCGATAACTTATCTATGATTTCTGATACAACTATTTCTGCAGTCCGTACACAAAATACACGGATGAGCGATAAGTTTAAAGTGAACTTCAGAATTGTCTTGCCGGGTGCGATTATCACCATGATTATTTTAGGGTTCTTAACGCACAGTGCAACGGTAAGCAGTACAAAAGATTATAGTTTCGAATTTATCAAAGTCATTCCTTACTTATTAGTATTGATATTAGCCTTAATCGGCATTAATGTCATTATCGTACTGATAGGCGGAACTGTCTTGTCAGGCATTATCGGCTTGATTGATGGTTCGTTTAATTGGATTGGATTCTTAAAAGCAGCATCAGAAGGTATGATCGGTATGGAAGATATCGCAATCATCGCTTTAATGATCGGCGGCTTAATCGGCTTGATTCAACACTATGGCGGTATCACTTGGCTTCTGAATTTTGTCCGCAGCAAAGTGAAATCAAGACGCGGGGCAGAATTCGGTATTGCTGGTTTAGTCAGCGCTGCTGATATTTCAACTGCGAATAATACGATTTCTATCTTAATGGCAGGGCCATTAGCGAAGAACATTGCGGATGAATATGATATTGACCCAAGAAAATCTGCTAGTATCTTAGATATCTTCGGCAGTTGTTTCCAAGGGTTGCTGCCGTATAGCCCGCAAGTGATTGCAGCAGCTGGTGTCGCAGGTATTTCACCGTTTAGGCTGGTTCCTTATTCGATTTATCCGATTGTCTTAGGTATCAGCGGTCTGATTGCGATTGCCTTTAACTTGCCGAGACTTAACAAAAGCAAGCAAAAAGCGAAATAACTTTTACTTTCACGCTTGAAAAATGTTAAAGTAATCTTGTTGTGAATTACTATGTTTGTAAGCGCGATTGCTTTGGCTTATATTCTTAAATGCGTTAAAATAATAGAGAGTGTGAAAGTAGGTGACGACAGAGTGGCAAGATATAACATTGAAAACGACGTAGTAGTCATATCATTGGAACGTTTAATGCGTATTCAACCTGAGTTGATTTATCAAGCTTGGACGGATGCTGATATTATGAAACGCTGGTTTATGACTTCTAACCGTTCAAATCAATCAATTGATTTGATTCCTGAAGAAGGCAGACGTTATGAAATTGTAGATGAACGTAACGGCAAAAAGAACAGAGTGACAGGTGTCTTCCAAGAATTAGAAGCACCAAGCCGTATTGTCATGACAATCGGTATGCCTGAATTGAGCGATAAAGAAGATACGATAGAAGTAGAAATCTTCGAACGCGAACCAGGTTCGGATATGACACAAATGAATTTCCGATATACTGCTGTTGTTCCGAAAGAAAGAAGATGGACAACTTTGGAATATAAACAGCAAAAGAAAGAATATCATGATGCGACTGCACATGGTTTTGAAAACATGTTCATTAAACTACAAGAAATTTTAAAAGAGATACAAGAAAACCAAGAAGAATTCTAAAAGAAAAGCAGCGGCACTGAAATATAATTTTCAGTACCGCTGCTTTTATACATATATGAAAATGTTTGAGGAATTATACTGTTTCTTGCCCCCGTTTATTCCAAGTTAAGATGAAGCTGAGCATTGCCAGCAAACTAATACCAGTCAATAAAATGAAGCCGACATCCCATCCGAAGTGATCTACTACAAAGCCGAGTACAATGTTGGCCATCACCGCTCCGAATAAATAACCGAATAAACCAGTTAAACCTGCTGCAGTGCCGGCTGCTTTTTTCGGAACATAGTCTAATGCTTGCAGACCGATCAACATTACCGGACCGTAAATTAAGAAACCAATCGCTACGAGTGATAAATTATCTACCCATGGATTGCCTGCCGGGTTGAGCCAATAAATCAGAACGAAAATTGTTACGCCTAGCATGAAGAAGAAGCCTGCAGGACCGCGGCGGCCTTTAAAGACTTTGTCGGAAATCCATCCGCAAAGCAATGTACCTGGGATACCTGCCCATTCATACAAGAAGTAAGCCCAACCAGATGCTTTCAAATCAAAGTGCTTTTCTTCGCTTAAATAGACAGGTGCCCAGTCTAATACACCGTATCTCACGAAGTAGACAAAGATATTCGCAAATGCAATGGCCCAAATCCATTTGTTGTTGAGGACATAGTTGAAGAGGATTTCTTTTGTAGTTAATTCTGTCTCGAGGGTTGTTCTTGATGCTGTTGGATAGTCATTGCGGTACGCTTCAATTGAAGGCAGACCTTCAGATTGAGGTGTATCGCGAATCAATACATAAGAAATAATCGCAATGATAATCGCTAAAAGTGCGGGATAAATGAAGACGCCTTCGAATCCTTTGAGGTAACCGAAGTTATATAAAGCGGTCATTGAAATACCCCAAGTCGCAATCGGAGCCATCAAACCGCCGCCGACGTTATGGGCAACGTTCCAAATAGCAGTTTTGCTTCCCCGTTCGCTGACACTGAACCAATGGACTAATATTCGACCAGATGGCGGCCAACCCATGCCTTGGAACCAGCCGTTTAAGAACAGCATGATGAACATAATCAAAATGCTGGAAGTAAAGAATGGTACGAAACCAAGCAATAAGTTGACGATAGCTGTTAAAATCAGTCCCAAAGTTAAAAACATGCGCGCATTACTGCGGTCGCTGACAGTTCCCATAACAAACTTGCTGAAGCCGTAGGCAATAGAAACTGCTGATAACGCAATACCTAATTGTCCTTTGCTGAAGCCTTGTTCAATCAAATCCGGCATCGCAAGCGAGAAGTTCTTGCGTAAAAGATAATACCCCGCATAACCGATAAAGATTCCTAAAAATACTTTAAGACGAAGTTCCTTGTATGTAGGATCGACTTGGTCTTTTGAAAGCGGAGCAATCGGTTTCGGCGGTTTTAAAAAGTTAAACATGAAAGCGCCTCCTTAACAAATTATTAACATAATGTTAATACTAAATTTACAAAAAGGCAATATGGGATTTAAAATATAACAAAATAAAAAGACATTCCATATCAGAATGTCTTAGGCGCTTACCTTAATTTAAGAAATCGTACTATGTTTATGCTGCGCAACTCTTGGTTTGTAGTTTGCACCAAGTACATCAATATTCTGCGTAGCAAGTGCATGAATTAATTTCGCAATGACATGCGGTGTACATGAAATATCGATATGATGCGGTGTTAAAACATAATTGACACCTTCTTGGTGTTTAAAATATTGCATGATATCGATGATTTTATCTTTGATAAACATGTCAGACAAACCGTCGACTTTCAGTTTAAAGTGCATTGTCGCTTGGATACTCGGTGCGAATTGATAAATGAAATCTTTCTCTGCATAAGGCAAAATTTGGTATATAGGATAATTGTGATAACTTAAGAAGCTGATGAAATAGGGTAAGTTGCATTTAGGGATTCGAACTTTCAATACAGGATGCTGCTTGATTTTAGTGAATTCAGCTTGAACCGCGTGGCTGTTTTGAAGCTGCCGGCATGCTTTCATTAATTGTCTTCGTTTAAGCCATGTTGATAGATGCCCTATATTAATAATAAATGTGTCATATTTATCTATGAACATAGACAATTCCTCCAGAAGTTTAGTGTAGATTTGAGTGGCAAAAGATAGATGGATGACGTGCTGTTTCAAATTCATTGTAAATTGTATCACGCTTTAAACAATTTTTCACTAGGACTTTTGGACGAAATAATGTATTTGTAATTTCATTTAATTATCAAATATAATGAAATCATTGTTGATTAATTATAGAAGGGGGCATACACATGAAATACAGAGCAGTTGTTTTTGATTTTGACGGTACTATTATCGATACAGAACAGCATCTATATGATGTGATTAATGAACATTTAAGTGCGCATCAAAAAGCACCGATTTCTTTAGATTTTTATCGGCAATCAATCGGTGGTGCAGCATTAGACCTGCATCGTTATTTAGAAGATGAGATTGGGGAAGATGCGACTATAAAATTGTATGAGGATCACCATCAAAAGAGCAAAACATTGCCGATGATAGAGAATATCAGAAAGTTGATGGATGCGTTAGAAAAAGCACAGATTCCTATGGCCATTGCGACCAGCAGCAGTATCAATAATATCCGACCTGCATTAGAACACTTGAATTTAGTTGAACGTGTGCCGGTAATTGTCGGCAGAGAAGATGTTGAAGAAGTCAAACCTGCACCTGACTTGTATTTAACAGCTGTACAACAGTTGAACTTGAATCCTGTCAGCTGTTTAGCGATTGAAGACTCAGTGAATGGCGCGACTGCAGCTCAACTTGCAGGCTTAGGTGTCATTGTGAATACAAATGTGATGACAGAAGCGATGGACTTTAGTACGTTAGACTTAGAAGCTATGAATGTTTCGGCTGAAACAATTATAGAACGTTATTTTAAGTCTTAAGCGGGTGAACACATGTTACTACTTTTCTTTTTAGCAGGTCCGATTATTATCGCAATCGGCAACTTGGTATTAGGACCGATTTTTAATAAAACTATTCCTATGCATGTAAGGTTTCGTGCTTTCATGATAGGTTCTATGATTTATTTGATTTCTGCTTATTTGGTCTATCATTTTATATTAAAAGGGCAAATATAAAAGCTGAGCTTTTGATGAAAATACATCAAGTGCTCAGCTTCTTTCGTTCTATTGAATTAAAAAATACTTACTTCATCATAAAGACAAGCCCAACAACAATGATAACTAATAAAATTGCGTCGACTCCGATCATTAAAGCACGACGGTTGGCTTGTTCGCCTTGTGCTTTCAAACGACGATACATAATATAGTTAGGTATAAAATTAATGATAAGGAGTACAATAACAATAATGACTAAGGTTAACTTCACTCTGATTCTCCTTTGCTATCTTTAGATAGAAAATCCCACAAAAAGGCAATTGCCAATCCTGCTATCAGACCAGCACCTATTCCGATTTTCATATGATTTGTAATTTGTCCGATAATAATACCTAGAATCAATGTAATAGGCAAGACGATACCGACTTTCATCTTTCTCGCAGGAGAAGTCAAAGCACTAAACAATGCGATATAACACACACCGAATACGACTGCCGCAACGACAGAGAGTATCAGAGTATTCGAGATTGTTTCATGACTTGCCATTCTGTTCAAGAAAAAGAATAACGCACCAAAGATAAATGTATAAAGGATGGCACGTGAGACTAATTGTTTAGACAATGTTGACGTCTCCTTTCAATTAAGGTCATCCAAATTATAACATAGTATCTTGGTGCGTCGTATGCACAACGTTAGAGTTCGTCTTTGAATTGCTTATGATCATTCAGGTAAGCGTAGAATAAACCGATGATCAATCCGCCGCCGATATAGTTGCCGATAAAGGCTGCGACAATGTTGATAACTGCAGGCCAGAAATGCAATACATCTGATTGATAGATTGCACCGCCGATGAATAAGCAAGCATTATAAACAACGTGTTCGTATCCCATGAATGCGAAGATAGCAACACCGAACATCATAACGAACATTTTAGCTAAGATATCTTCAATCTGCATCGCAATAACTAATGAGATATTGATGAAGAAGTTAGCAAAGATAGCTTTAGCAAGTAATTCAGTCGGACTTGCTGTCAATGTTTTATGATGCAAGATGACTTCAAGCTGTTTCATCATTTCCGGTGTGACGACGTCACTGAAACGCAAGATGATAAAGAATACTAAGGCACCCAACATATTACCGATAAAGCACAGCATGAAGATTTGGAATGCACGCCAAGGACTGATTACTTTGTAATAAAGACCAACTGTGAAATACATAAAGTTACTTGTCAAAAGCTCTGAGTTGGTAAAGAGAATCAGGACTAAGGCAAAACTGAAGGCAACCGATCCGACAATATTGATAATGCCTGTATTGATTTCTCCTGTATGTACTTCTTGTACAAACCCTGCTTTAATTGCTAACACAAATACTGAGATAATACTGATGATAAAACCGGCCATCATGGCACGTAATAAATACCGCTTAAAATATGTAGCTTGTAAGACGTCTTTAGTTTGGATTGTTTTTACAACTTCTTTAACCCACTTGCGTCCGTAAAATACATTATCCCAACGGATATACTTTTCACTGTTCATTTCTAAAAAACTCCTCGCTCTAGGCTTTAATAATTAACTGAGTTAAAGGTGAGAGGGTGGTCTCAACTTCTGCAATGAATATAGTATAATCGCTTTCGTTGAATTTGTGAATGGTTTCACAATAAAAGTTTTGGTAAAGTTTCATTTTTTGAACGAAAAGTGAAAATTATATAAAAGGTAGCGCTTACATTTTAAAGTATAATTAAATTCATGTCATTTTCGAAAAGGTTATAACAAAACATTATGCAGAAAATTCAAAAATGTAGATTGCGCTTAAATTAAGCTCCATGCTATAATGTTCAAATAATATGTATTTCTTAAATAGACAGCGTTCATTGTGAAATGAATGTATCCCATGAAACGTAAAAGTTCTAATAAAAAATACAATATTTATTTTGAGTGCGAAATGCATTAAAATGCGTGATGATTGCTTTCTTACGTCGTTTAGAAAAAAATAAATGAAAGCGCATACATAAAAGTGTAATTTTTATGTTTTCATCTTAGAATTTTATAGTATAATAGCCTCAATGGGCTTAGCAGAATAGAAATCGATAGGAAAAAGAAAAAAGTGTTTAATTTTTCGCAATCTTCTTAATCTTGGTAAATTGGGATGCTGAGATTTGGTTGACATCATTATGGGGCTGATTATCGATACCAGAACAAACTAAGCCTGGAAATTATGAAAGAGAAGGGGTATTTTCTAATGGAAGAAACTCAATTACACAGGGGATTAAGCTCTAGACAGATTCAAATGATTGCACTCGGAGGTACAATCGGTGTTGGTCTATTCATGGGAGCGACAAGTACAATTAAATGGACTGGGCCATCAGTTATCTTCGCTTATCTGATCGTCGGCTTATTCTTATTCTTAGTCATGCGTGCAATGGGAGAAATGGTTTACTTGCATCCTACTACAGGGTCATTTGCGAACTTCGCAAGCGACTATATTCATCCAGTAGCAGGATATTTAACAGCTTGGAGCAACATTTTCCAATGGGTTGTTGTTGGTATGAGTGAGGTTATCGCAGTAGGCGAATACATGCGCTACTGGTTCCCGGAATTACCGGACTGGATTCCTGGCGTTATCGTTATTGTTTTATTAGCTTCAGCGAACTTAGTATCAGTTAAAGCATTCGGGGAATTTGAATTCTGGTTTGCGATGATTAAAATTGTCACAATCGTCTTAATGATTATTACTGGTTTTGGATTAATCTTCTTCGGATTAGGCAACGGCGGCAATGCAATCGGTTTATCTAACCTTTGGGAGCATGGCGGATTCTTCCCTAATGGTTGGCTTGGATTCTTCTTCGCATTATCAATCGTAGTAGGATCTTACCAAGGTGTAGAATTAATCGGTATTACAGCAGGGGAAACTAAAA is a window from the Staphylococcus sp. IVB6181 genome containing:
- a CDS encoding SDR family oxidoreductase; amino-acid sequence: MAPQDPRKKFSDEDFPKQEQEWPGLQADMEPKPDCGETSYKGHGRLEGIKALVTGGDSAIGRAVAIAYAREGASVVINYHPKEEQDAQEVKKVIEDTGGTVYLKPGDLSNESFNYELVEYANEQLGGLDNVTLVAGHQQYHEGFENFKTEDFTQTFTTNVYSLFWTVQKALDYLKPGATITTTTSIQGYDPNPVLHDYAATKAAIISLTKSLAKELIDKGIRVNSVAPGPFWSPLQISGGQPQSKIPEFGQSSLMGRCGQPVELASTYVLLASDESSYTTGQVYGVTGGKQIN
- a CDS encoding flavin reductase family protein, whose protein sequence is MKHFNPKDLTQRENYKLLSGSVLPRPIAFVTSQDKDGNLNAAPFSFFNVVSSQPPMIMISTGRTNGVRKDTAQNIIDTGEFVVHISELSMIEGINSTAAPIDRTENELERTDFKTIPSQVVNVPSIEGASITFECKLDRVIELGNDEVGNDLILGEVVQYHIADEVYIEPHKIDVKALHPVGRLAGNDYVRLGEEFVLERPTE
- a CDS encoding Na+/H+ antiporter NhaC family protein; the encoded protein is MSEERQKGNALALIPLVIFVGLFLGVGIITGDFTKMPLNIAITIAVVIALVMNRKQKFADKVEVFTKGAGHSNIILMVLIFVLAGAFSKVTEEMGGVKSTVNLGLTLIPSNLLIVGLFIICMFVSISMGTSVGTVAAIAPVGFGISEATDISAAIAMATVVGGAMFGDNLSMISDTTISAVRTQNTRMSDKFKVNFRIVLPGAIITMIILGFLTHSATVSSTKDYSFEFIKVIPYLLVLILALIGINVIIVLIGGTVLSGIIGLIDGSFNWIGFLKAASEGMIGMEDIAIIALMIGGLIGLIQHYGGITWLLNFVRSKVKSRRGAEFGIAGLVSAADISTANNTISILMAGPLAKNIADEYDIDPRKSASILDIFGSCFQGLLPYSPQVIAAAGVAGISPFRLVPYSIYPIVLGISGLIAIAFNLPRLNKSKQKAK
- a CDS encoding SRPBCC domain-containing protein, whose product is MARYNIENDVVVISLERLMRIQPELIYQAWTDADIMKRWFMTSNRSNQSIDLIPEEGRRYEIVDERNGKKNRVTGVFQELEAPSRIVMTIGMPELSDKEDTIEVEIFEREPGSDMTQMNFRYTAVVPKERRWTTLEYKQQKKEYHDATAHGFENMFIKLQEILKEIQENQEEF
- the glpT gene encoding glycerol-3-phosphate transporter, giving the protein MFNFLKPPKPIAPLSKDQVDPTYKELRLKVFLGIFIGYAGYYLLRKNFSLAMPDLIEQGFSKGQLGIALSAVSIAYGFSKFVMGTVSDRSNARMFLTLGLILTAIVNLLLGFVPFFTSSILIMFIMLFLNGWFQGMGWPPSGRILVHWFSVSERGSKTAIWNVAHNVGGGLMAPIATWGISMTALYNFGYLKGFEGVFIYPALLAIIIAIISYVLIRDTPQSEGLPSIEAYRNDYPTASRTTLETELTTKEILFNYVLNNKWIWAIAFANIFVYFVRYGVLDWAPVYLSEEKHFDLKASGWAYFLYEWAGIPGTLLCGWISDKVFKGRRGPAGFFFMLGVTIFVLIYWLNPAGNPWVDNLSLVAIGFLIYGPVMLIGLQALDYVPKKAAGTAAGLTGLFGYLFGAVMANIVLGFVVDHFGWDVGFILLTGISLLAMLSFILTWNKRGQETV
- a CDS encoding HAD family phosphatase yields the protein MKYRAVVFDFDGTIIDTEQHLYDVINEHLSAHQKAPISLDFYRQSIGGAALDLHRYLEDEIGEDATIKLYEDHHQKSKTLPMIENIRKLMDALEKAQIPMAIATSSSINNIRPALEHLNLVERVPVIVGREDVEEVKPAPDLYLTAVQQLNLNPVSCLAIEDSVNGATAAQLAGLGVIVNTNVMTEAMDFSTLDLEAMNVSAETIIERYFKS
- a CDS encoding formate/nitrite transporter family protein produces the protein MNSEKYIRWDNVFYGRKWVKEVVKTIQTKDVLQATYFKRYLLRAMMAGFIISIISVFVLAIKAGFVQEVHTGEINTGIINIVGSVAFSFALVLILFTNSELLTSNFMYFTVGLYYKVISPWRAFQIFMLCFIGNMLGALVFFIILRFSDVVTPEMMKQLEVILHHKTLTASPTELLAKAIFANFFINISLVIAMQIEDILAKMFVMMFGVAIFAFMGYEHVVYNACLFIGGAIYQSDVLHFWPAVINIVAAFIGNYIGGGLIIGLFYAYLNDHKQFKDEL